One Spinacia oleracea cultivar Varoflay chromosome 4, BTI_SOV_V1, whole genome shotgun sequence DNA segment encodes these proteins:
- the LOC130471590 gene encoding uncharacterized protein, with the protein MVEEKNQVVMHSSFNYEADILEPILSGLCVWCCFQLHMCCFLLLQGVGCAPDACRLFCRESRCCSQMLLFIPFARRREDQNSQCRNAYNNPQRDNRLQQNFNQDKIVPSSVPSGLRCSPRHINSRGLNSGLSSGGLNSGLSSGGLNSQLHLGGFNPGDLNSRGLNPRGLESDTFANLSQPTQEHEAEDISHTMSTQGGYNTTNRRRIQATQPRNEKGRGANKTKISKQRVFVEVNEYGQPISDTERQLSSLLGCLARDPRRLQLDCWDWRFLSQKKKDDVWEEAKQSFEFTEGREPYDWAMKTRNAAWRLQKCELNIKHFDRRTHEEAIDQRLQVPHIPEDIWKKLVEFWESPKGQERSKRNIENKRKSMMCHYAGSKSFARKRGEIKAKDGKEPDPLDVWLDTHVPKRGSRLDDASAAAKKAIEEDLARLPQGSCSGDDRISIFKKHVGEDKNGYAKTFGLGVKVPRSRTKRCALEEERAKRIKVETEAQKMVKKFDKMSNLVIKLLELQGMSKEEILTLLSDSEDVDNSDGENNDANENENFEEANDDVGEEDDYRVQDDYQAQDEEGEEYYDYE; encoded by the exons ATGGTGGAAGAAAAGAATCAAGTGGTGATGCATAGCTCGTTCAACTATGAAGCTGATATCCTTGAACCTATATTGAGTGGCCTTT GTGTTTGGTGTTGTTTTCAGCTGCACATGTGTTGCTTCTTGCTGTTGCAGGGTGTGGGTTGTGCTCCTGATGCGTGCAGGCTGTTCTGCAGGGAGTCCAGGTGCTGCAGTCAG ATGCTTTTGTTCATACCTTTTG CTCGACGCCGAGAAGACCAAAATTCACAATGTCGTAATGCTTacaataatccacaaagggataATCGTTTGCAGCAAAATTTTAACCAAGATAAAATTGTTCCTTCAAGCGTTCCTTCGG GATTACGATGTAGTCCTAGACACATCAATTCTAGAGGTCTCAACTCAGGTCTTAGTTCAGGAGGTCTCAACTCAGGTCTCAGTTCAGGAGGTCTCAACTCACAGCTCCATTTAGGAGGTTTCAACCCAGGAGATCTGAATTCACGAGGTCTGAATCCAAGAGGTCTAGAATCTGATACATTTGCAAACTTAAGTCAACCAACGCAAGAACATGAAGCAGAGGATATAAGTCACACGATGTCCACACAAGGTGGTTATAATACCACAAACAGAAGGAGAATTCAAGCAACTCAACCAAGGAATGAGAAGGGTCGTGGGGCTAATAAGACCAAGATTTCAAAGCAACGTGTATTTGTTGAGGTAAATGAATATGGACAACCCATTAGTGATACTGAGAGGCAGCTATCCTCACTACTTGGTTGTCTAGCTAGAGATCCTAGAAGATTGCAACTAGATTGTTGGGACTGGAGGTTTTTaagtcaaaagaaaaaagatgatGTGTGGGAGGAAGCAAAG cAATCATTTGAGTTTACTGAGGGGCGAGAGCCCTATGATTGGGCAATGAAGACTAGGAATGCTGCGTGGAGACTCCAAAAATGTGAGTTAAATATAAAACATTTTGATAGAAGAACTCATGAAGAAGCTATAGATCAAAGGTTACAAGTACCTCATATACCTGAAGACATATGGAAGAAATTGGTGGAGTTTTGGGAATCTCCTAAAGGCCAG GAAAGGAGCAAAAGAAATattgaaaacaaaagaaagtcaatGATGTGTCACTATGCTGGTTCCAAGAGTTTTGCACGTAAACGAGGAGAAATAAAG GCAAAAGACGGAAAAGAGCCTGATCCCCTTGATGTATGGCTTGATACCCATGTACCTAAAAGGGGTTCTCGACTTGATGATGCTTCGGCGGCTGCAAAG AAAGCAATTGAAGAGGATTTGGCTCGCCTGCCTCAAGGTTCTTGTAGTGGTGATGATCGCATATCTATTTTTAAAAAGCATGTTGGGGAAGATAAAAATGGTTATGCAAAAACTTTTGGTCTAGGGGTTAAGGTTCCCCGTTCTCGCACAAAGAGATGTGCGTTGGAGGAGGAGCGTGCCAAAAGAATTAAAGTTGAGACAGAAGCTCAAAAGATGGTTAAGAAGTTTGATAAGATGTCTAATTTGGTGATAAAACTCTTGGAGCTCCAg GGTATGTCCAAAGAAGAAATTCTTACTCTTCTATCAGATAGTGAGGATGTTGATAATAGTGATGGTGAAAACAATGATGCAAATGAGAACGAAAATTTTGAAGAGGCTAACGATGATGTAGGAGAGGAAGATGACTACAGGGTACAAGATGACTACCAAGCACAAGATGAAGAAGGCGAGGAATACTATGATTATGAATAG